Proteins encoded together in one Microbacterium oxydans window:
- a CDS encoding class I SAM-dependent methyltransferase produces the protein MTPNEKNRADLGKDPARVSGMFDQVAAGYDRTNTAMTFGNDVLWRAATTRAVAPKPGERILDLGAGTASSSASLARSGAEVVAADFSPGMLAEGERRHGTMRNLSFVQADATDLPFPDETFDAVTMSYALRNVNDPKKALRELYRVTKPGGRLVINEFSTPPAKLFRGAYRFYNAQVLPRVARVAGTNGDAYDYLNESIREWPDQKRLSAWIREAGWGDVAYRNLSFGIVALHRARKPE, from the coding sequence GTGACCCCGAACGAGAAGAACCGCGCCGATCTCGGCAAGGACCCCGCCCGCGTGAGCGGCATGTTCGACCAGGTCGCCGCAGGGTATGACCGCACGAACACGGCGATGACCTTCGGCAACGACGTCCTGTGGCGTGCGGCCACGACCCGTGCGGTCGCGCCGAAGCCGGGGGAGCGGATCCTCGACCTCGGAGCGGGAACCGCCTCGTCCTCCGCCTCGCTCGCACGCAGCGGCGCCGAGGTGGTCGCCGCCGACTTCTCGCCGGGGATGCTCGCCGAGGGCGAGCGCCGCCACGGCACGATGCGCAACCTGTCGTTCGTCCAGGCCGATGCGACCGATCTCCCGTTCCCGGATGAGACGTTCGACGCGGTCACCATGTCGTACGCGCTGCGCAACGTCAACGACCCGAAGAAGGCGCTGCGGGAGCTGTACCGCGTGACGAAGCCGGGCGGTCGGCTCGTGATCAACGAGTTCTCGACCCCGCCGGCCAAGCTGTTCCGCGGTGCGTACCGCTTCTACAACGCCCAGGTGCTGCCCCGGGTCGCCCGCGTCGCCGGCACCAACGGCGACGCCTACGACTACCTCAACGAGTCGATCCGCGAGTGGCCCGACCAGAAGCGGCTCTCCGCCTGGATCCGGGAAGCGGGCTGGGGCGACGTCGCGTACCGCAACCTCTCGTTCGGCATCGTCGCCCTGCACAGAGCGCGCAAGCCCGAGTGA
- a CDS encoding isochorismate synthase, which produces MHTTHLVVETREIDPVEDLLAYADPARPLAWLRRGDGIVAVGAPLAQLRTRPGSRVPIATTWRGMAAEAEISDPLGLPGTGLVAFGAFTFDEESAADSVLVVPTKVLGRHGDRFWETRIRLAGSSDPDEEFATQPYGPHWAGTVGPGAQSPQGYQDSVRHALARIADGELSKVVLARDLTGSIPAGSDLRRLVRALSTGYPDTWAFAVDGLIGASPETLVTVHGGTVTARVLAGTIGRGADADADTAASTHLASSTKDLDEHEYAVQSVLASLRSHTRALAASEQPFLLKLPNLFHLATDVEGELADGESALDLVRALHPTAAVAGTPTPAAIAAIRELEPFDRGRYAGPVGWVDAAGNGEWAIALRCAQFTGRQGDIGVTAYAGAGIVAGSDPESELLETRVKFRPLVDALA; this is translated from the coding sequence GTGCACACCACCCACCTGGTCGTGGAGACCCGAGAGATCGACCCGGTCGAAGACCTCCTGGCCTACGCGGACCCCGCCCGTCCTCTCGCGTGGCTGCGCCGCGGAGACGGGATCGTGGCGGTCGGCGCACCGCTCGCCCAGCTGCGCACGCGCCCGGGCTCCCGGGTGCCGATCGCGACGACCTGGCGCGGCATGGCGGCCGAGGCGGAGATCAGCGACCCGCTCGGGCTTCCCGGGACCGGCCTGGTCGCGTTCGGCGCATTCACCTTCGACGAGGAGTCGGCCGCCGACAGCGTGCTCGTGGTGCCCACGAAGGTGCTCGGCCGGCACGGGGACCGATTCTGGGAGACCCGCATCCGCCTCGCCGGATCATCGGACCCCGACGAGGAGTTCGCCACCCAGCCGTACGGACCGCACTGGGCCGGCACCGTCGGCCCCGGCGCCCAGAGCCCGCAGGGATACCAGGACTCGGTGCGCCACGCCCTCGCCCGCATCGCCGACGGCGAGCTGAGCAAGGTCGTGCTCGCGCGGGACCTGACCGGCAGCATCCCCGCCGGGTCGGACCTGCGCCGTCTCGTGCGCGCCCTGTCGACCGGCTACCCCGACACGTGGGCCTTCGCCGTGGACGGACTGATCGGCGCGAGCCCGGAGACCCTGGTGACGGTGCACGGTGGGACCGTCACCGCGCGCGTCCTCGCCGGCACGATCGGCCGTGGAGCCGATGCGGATGCCGACACCGCGGCATCCACCCACCTCGCCTCCAGCACCAAGGACCTCGACGAGCACGAGTACGCCGTCCAGAGCGTGCTCGCCTCCCTGCGCTCGCACACCAGGGCGCTGGCCGCGAGCGAGCAGCCCTTCCTGCTGAAGCTGCCGAACCTCTTCCATCTCGCGACCGACGTGGAGGGCGAGCTGGCCGACGGCGAGTCGGCGCTCGACCTGGTGCGGGCGCTGCATCCGACCGCCGCGGTCGCCGGAACCCCGACCCCCGCGGCCATCGCCGCGATCCGCGAGCTGGAGCCCTTCGATCGCGGGCGCTACGCCGGTCCGGTCGGCTGGGTGGATGCCGCGGGCAACGGCGAATGGGCCATCGCGCTGCGCTGCGCCCAGTTCACCGGGCGCCAGGGCGACATCGGCGTGACCGCCTACGCGGGCGCCGGGATCGTCGCCGGCTCCGACCCGGAGAGCGAGCTGCTCGAGACGCGCGTGAAGTTCCGACCGCTGGTCGACGCGCTGGCCTGA
- a CDS encoding PPK2 family polyphosphate kinase produces the protein MNAHTWTQKLRVDEGFRLADVDPDTKPGYVGGKSHGARDLAAGLETLNDLQERLFAESRVGVAKDAVLLVLQAMDSAGKGGIVRHVVGGVDPQGVALAAFKAPTAEEREHDFLWRVEKRLPEPGFIGVFDRSHYEDVLIGRVRELAAPEEIERRYDAINEFEARVAASGTRIVKVMLHISPEEQKSRLMERLDRPDKHWKYNPGDVDERLLWPQYMEAYQTVFDRTSTEAAPWHVIPANAKWYARLAVQELLLAALEDIDPQWPVADFDIEAEKKRLSAS, from the coding sequence ATGAACGCGCACACCTGGACGCAGAAGCTCCGTGTCGACGAGGGGTTCCGTCTCGCCGACGTCGACCCCGACACCAAGCCCGGCTACGTCGGCGGGAAGTCGCACGGCGCCCGCGATCTCGCCGCCGGGCTCGAGACCCTCAACGACCTGCAGGAGCGCCTGTTCGCCGAGAGCCGGGTCGGCGTGGCGAAGGATGCGGTGCTGCTGGTGCTGCAGGCCATGGATTCCGCAGGCAAGGGCGGGATCGTGCGGCACGTGGTCGGCGGCGTCGACCCGCAGGGCGTCGCGCTCGCCGCGTTCAAGGCGCCGACCGCGGAGGAGCGCGAGCACGACTTCCTCTGGCGCGTGGAGAAGCGGCTGCCCGAGCCGGGGTTCATCGGCGTCTTCGACCGCTCCCACTACGAGGACGTGCTGATCGGGCGCGTCCGCGAGCTCGCCGCGCCCGAGGAGATCGAGCGCCGTTACGACGCGATCAACGAGTTCGAGGCCCGTGTCGCGGCATCCGGCACCCGCATCGTCAAGGTCATGCTGCACATCTCGCCCGAGGAGCAGAAGTCCCGCCTGATGGAGCGCCTCGACCGCCCGGACAAGCACTGGAAGTACAACCCCGGCGACGTGGACGAGCGGCTGCTGTGGCCGCAGTACATGGAGGCCTACCAGACGGTGTTCGACCGCACCTCGACCGAGGCAGCGCCGTGGCACGTGATCCCGGCGAACGCCAAGTGGTACGCGCGCCTCGCCGTGCAGGAGCTGCTGCTCGCGGCCCTGGAGGACATCGATCCGCAGTGGCCGGTCGCCGACTTCGACATCGAGGCCGAGAAGAAGCGCCTCTCCGCCAGCTGA
- the menD gene encoding 2-succinyl-5-enolpyruvyl-6-hydroxy-3-cyclohexene-1-carboxylic-acid synthase translates to MDAAASLLADLVAHGVRDIVLSPGSRSQALALAAVRLADDGHLRVHVRIDERVAGFTALGIARETGVPAAVVCTSGTAVANLLPAVLEAFHAGVPLLLLTADRPPELRGVGANQATLQDGLFHPWVRDQVDAPVPGDGGWAGLAERAVSAATGAREVEGGVPGVAGPVHLNLPSREPLSGGLPPIVVTPGEAPAPLGGEPFELDRGPRTVVIAGADAGADAEEIAHAGGWPLIAEIVSGARFGRQVVHGYRRLLARDDLGGRVERAVVLGHPTLSREVAALLARTDVDIIAVRRGGEELNLNHRSRGVGAVVVAPGAADRVWLGEWLQASAAEAVDLSESAPDPEGLASTDFAARREAVKAELDAVRRPLDRALLADAVWRATWPHDRLVFGSSRLVRVADQVLGGKKVPVHANRGLAGIDGTIATATGIALASQAAGAPGVTRVLLGDLAFLHDVGALLLPPDETEPRLQVIVGNDGGGTIFDSLEVAASARPGDLDRAFYTPHTVRLEHLALAYGWEYQRVTTRTALDQALTSPRGGRQIIEVPLAR, encoded by the coding sequence ATGGATGCTGCGGCATCCCTGCTCGCCGACCTCGTCGCCCACGGCGTGCGCGACATCGTGCTGTCTCCCGGCTCGCGCTCGCAGGCCCTCGCGCTCGCCGCGGTCCGTCTCGCGGATGACGGGCACCTGCGGGTCCACGTGCGCATCGATGAGCGGGTGGCCGGGTTCACGGCGCTCGGCATCGCGCGGGAGACGGGCGTGCCCGCCGCGGTCGTCTGCACCTCGGGGACGGCCGTCGCCAACCTGCTGCCCGCGGTCCTGGAGGCGTTCCACGCGGGGGTGCCACTGCTCCTGCTCACGGCCGACCGTCCGCCCGAGCTGCGCGGCGTCGGCGCGAACCAGGCGACGCTGCAGGACGGCCTGTTCCACCCGTGGGTGCGCGACCAGGTCGATGCTCCCGTGCCGGGCGACGGAGGATGGGCCGGCCTCGCCGAGCGAGCCGTGTCCGCGGCGACCGGCGCCCGTGAGGTCGAGGGCGGCGTCCCCGGTGTCGCGGGCCCGGTGCACCTGAACCTGCCCTCCCGCGAGCCGCTCTCGGGCGGGCTGCCCCCGATCGTCGTCACCCCGGGGGAGGCGCCCGCCCCGCTCGGGGGTGAGCCGTTCGAGCTCGATCGCGGTCCCCGCACGGTCGTCATCGCGGGTGCCGATGCCGGTGCCGATGCCGAGGAGATCGCGCACGCCGGCGGCTGGCCGCTGATCGCCGAGATCGTGAGCGGGGCGCGGTTCGGACGCCAGGTGGTGCACGGCTACCGTCGCCTGCTGGCACGCGACGACCTCGGCGGACGCGTCGAGCGGGCCGTCGTGCTCGGGCATCCGACGCTCAGCCGCGAGGTCGCCGCCCTCCTCGCCCGCACGGATGTCGACATCATCGCGGTGCGCCGCGGCGGCGAGGAACTGAACCTCAACCACCGCTCGCGCGGCGTCGGCGCGGTCGTCGTCGCCCCCGGTGCCGCCGACCGCGTCTGGCTCGGCGAGTGGCTGCAGGCGTCGGCCGCCGAAGCCGTCGACCTGAGCGAGAGCGCCCCCGACCCGGAGGGCCTCGCATCCACCGACTTCGCCGCGCGCAGGGAGGCCGTGAAGGCCGAGCTCGACGCGGTCCGCCGTCCGCTCGATCGCGCACTGCTGGCCGACGCCGTGTGGCGCGCCACCTGGCCGCACGACCGCCTGGTGTTCGGCTCGTCGCGGCTCGTGCGGGTCGCCGACCAGGTGCTCGGCGGCAAGAAGGTCCCCGTGCACGCCAACCGGGGTCTCGCCGGCATCGACGGCACGATCGCCACGGCGACCGGGATCGCGCTCGCCAGCCAGGCGGCGGGCGCGCCGGGCGTGACCCGCGTGCTGCTCGGCGACCTCGCGTTCCTGCACGACGTCGGCGCCCTGCTGCTGCCCCCGGACGAGACCGAGCCGCGGCTGCAGGTCATCGTCGGCAACGACGGCGGCGGCACCATCTTCGACTCGCTGGAGGTCGCGGCGTCCGCGCGTCCCGGCGATCTCGACCGCGCCTTCTACACGCCCCACACCGTGCGCCTGGAGCACCTTGCGCTCGCCTACGGCTGGGAGTACCAGCGGGTCACCACCCGCACGGCGCTCGACCAGGCGCTGACCTCGCCGCGCGGCGGGCGTCAGATCATCGAGGTCCCGCTGGCCCGTTGA
- a CDS encoding PLD nuclease N-terminal domain-containing protein translates to MARLLIIGGFLAAVFWVFSIVDCAVQPATRHRGVSKTAWIFIVVLLPVIGGILWFVIGRRRANDPGVRPVIAPDDDPAFLRSISKTEQDARIRRLEEELARLDEETDEPPATDQRP, encoded by the coding sequence GTGGCGAGACTACTGATCATCGGCGGCTTCCTCGCCGCCGTGTTCTGGGTGTTCAGCATCGTCGACTGCGCAGTGCAGCCGGCGACGCGGCACCGGGGTGTGTCCAAGACCGCCTGGATCTTCATCGTCGTCCTGCTTCCCGTCATCGGCGGCATCCTCTGGTTCGTGATCGGCCGACGCCGCGCGAACGATCCCGGCGTCCGCCCCGTGATCGCTCCCGACGACGACCCCGCGTTCCTCCGCAGCATCAGCAAGACCGAGCAGGATGCCCGCATCCGTCGTCTCGAGGAAGAGCTCGCCCGGCTGGATGAGGAGACCGACGAGCCTCCCGCCACGGATCAGCGCCCGTGA
- a CDS encoding DsbA family protein translates to MKNSVKATLIAIAVAIVLLIVGIVFAITQQQQPAASPEGGSQPTVRTDSHVLDDGGEGAVTVVEFLDFECEACGAFYPVVEELREKFDGEITYVVRYFPLPGHINSTQAALAAEAAAQQDRFEDMYHRLFETQAQWGEQSEETPEVFRAFAEELGLDMAAYDAAVADPATAARVQTDKSDGEKLQVNSTPTFFVDGEKVELQEWDDLEQAIEKALEG, encoded by the coding sequence GTGAAGAACTCTGTCAAAGCGACCCTGATCGCCATCGCCGTCGCCATCGTCCTGCTGATCGTCGGCATCGTGTTCGCCATCACCCAGCAGCAGCAGCCTGCCGCCTCGCCCGAGGGCGGCTCGCAGCCCACCGTCCGCACCGACTCCCACGTCCTCGACGACGGAGGCGAGGGTGCCGTGACCGTCGTCGAGTTCCTCGACTTCGAGTGCGAGGCGTGCGGGGCGTTCTACCCCGTCGTGGAAGAGCTCCGCGAGAAGTTCGACGGGGAGATCACCTACGTCGTCCGGTACTTCCCGCTGCCGGGGCACATCAACTCGACCCAGGCCGCCCTCGCCGCCGAGGCCGCGGCGCAGCAGGACCGCTTCGAGGACATGTACCACCGGCTGTTCGAGACCCAGGCGCAGTGGGGCGAGCAGTCCGAGGAGACCCCCGAGGTGTTCCGGGCCTTCGCCGAGGAGCTCGGGCTCGACATGGCCGCCTACGACGCCGCCGTCGCCGATCCCGCGACCGCCGCGCGCGTGCAGACCGACAAGAGCGACGGCGAGAAGCTGCAGGTGAACAGCACCCCGACGTTCTTCGTCGACGGCGAGAAGGTCGAGCTGCAGGAGTGGGACGACCTCGAGCAGGCCATCGAGAAGGCCCTCGAGGGCTGA
- a CDS encoding glycerophosphodiester phosphodiesterase codes for MAERFGAGRYSLTMQTDVAGSRPPSAWSLVPSAVVMAGSILRRRLLLVVVVTILVEGLYVWGVLPLLLTLFQAALRAAGVDGISTAGLPGLSSSPVAILALVLIALVATLFALVAVSVFTVVAELCLRGEAPSARALLRGLARIGRRALSWQIVLFAGYALLLVPLSHIGVGTTVTSHIAIPKFISGELTKTVPGTVAYTVVVIGLVYLGLRLAGTAAALAGEQETVWAAMRRSIALTRRTQVLVAVLFLLTGAAAAAVLTLTGLLGAVPVALAGDGGAAVAGTMLAILDLVRFVVTGVVAAFLSFFFVAVNRGAVSLPAPAPVRDRPSRVLATVTLVLFGVLAVPPTVFATLATAPSAPPLVIAHRGYVAGGAENTLGSLRAAAEAGADVVEMDVQETADGGFVVIHDVNLGRLTGDPRNVYDLDTEEVTRLVVRQGAFSDRIPTLEEYLRTADELAIRVLVEVKPHGHEEPGLADRVVRELDRLDPARHHLIQSLDVDIVARITAADPERPVVLVTGLQIGDAPRTPAQGVAVEDWSYSDEMLVGLHGEEKQLFVWTVDDPGLLAEYIDRGVDGVITDSVAEAVAIRELRQTITNPVTRYLSAASRRIAVF; via the coding sequence ATGGCGGAGCGGTTCGGCGCCGGACGCTACTCTCTGACCATGCAGACCGACGTCGCGGGCTCTCGTCCGCCCTCCGCCTGGTCACTCGTCCCTTCCGCCGTCGTGATGGCGGGGAGCATCCTGCGTCGACGGCTCCTCCTCGTGGTCGTCGTCACGATCCTCGTCGAGGGCCTCTACGTCTGGGGCGTGCTTCCGCTCCTGCTGACCCTGTTCCAGGCAGCCCTGCGCGCGGCCGGTGTCGACGGGATCAGCACGGCGGGCCTCCCCGGATTGTCGAGCAGTCCGGTCGCGATCCTCGCCCTCGTCCTGATCGCTCTCGTCGCGACGCTGTTCGCCCTCGTCGCCGTCAGCGTCTTCACCGTCGTCGCCGAGCTCTGTCTGCGTGGTGAGGCTCCGTCCGCGCGGGCGCTGCTCCGTGGCCTCGCGCGCATCGGTCGTCGGGCGCTGAGCTGGCAGATCGTCCTGTTCGCGGGGTACGCACTGCTCCTCGTCCCGCTGTCGCACATCGGCGTCGGCACGACCGTCACCTCGCACATCGCCATCCCGAAGTTCATCAGCGGAGAGCTCACGAAGACCGTCCCCGGCACCGTCGCCTACACGGTGGTGGTCATCGGACTGGTCTATCTGGGGCTGCGTCTCGCCGGAACCGCGGCCGCGCTCGCCGGGGAGCAGGAGACTGTGTGGGCGGCGATGCGTCGGAGCATCGCGCTCACCCGGCGGACGCAGGTGCTCGTGGCGGTGCTGTTCCTCCTGACGGGAGCGGCGGCGGCGGCGGTCCTCACGCTGACGGGGCTGCTCGGCGCGGTGCCCGTCGCGCTCGCCGGAGACGGCGGGGCGGCCGTGGCGGGGACCATGCTCGCGATCCTCGATCTCGTGCGCTTCGTCGTGACCGGAGTCGTCGCGGCGTTCCTGTCGTTCTTCTTCGTGGCCGTGAACCGCGGCGCCGTCTCCCTCCCCGCCCCGGCCCCGGTGCGGGACCGACCGTCGCGGGTGCTCGCGACCGTCACGCTCGTGCTGTTCGGGGTCCTCGCCGTTCCGCCCACGGTGTTCGCGACGCTGGCGACGGCGCCGTCGGCCCCGCCCCTGGTGATCGCCCATCGCGGGTACGTCGCCGGGGGAGCGGAGAACACGCTCGGCTCCCTGCGCGCCGCGGCGGAGGCCGGAGCCGATGTCGTGGAGATGGACGTCCAGGAGACGGCCGACGGCGGATTCGTCGTCATCCACGACGTGAACCTCGGGCGGCTGACAGGCGACCCGCGGAACGTGTACGACCTCGACACCGAGGAGGTCACGCGGCTCGTGGTGCGGCAGGGGGCGTTCAGCGATCGCATCCCGACGCTGGAGGAGTATCTGCGCACCGCCGACGAGCTCGCCATCCGCGTCCTGGTCGAGGTCAAGCCGCACGGACACGAGGAGCCGGGCCTCGCGGATCGCGTGGTGCGGGAACTGGATCGGCTGGACCCTGCGCGGCATCATCTGATCCAGTCGCTCGACGTGGACATCGTCGCGCGGATCACCGCCGCCGATCCGGAGCGCCCCGTGGTGCTGGTCACCGGGCTCCAGATCGGCGATGCTCCGCGCACCCCGGCGCAGGGTGTGGCGGTCGAGGACTGGTCGTACTCGGACGAGATGCTGGTCGGCCTCCACGGCGAGGAGAAGCAGCTCTTCGTGTGGACCGTGGACGACCCGGGGCTGCTCGCCGAGTACATCGACCGGGGCGTCGACGGCGTCATCACCGACAGCGTCGCCGAGGCGGTGGCGATCCGGGAGCTCCGGCAGACGATCACCAATCCGGTCACGCGGTATCTGTCCGCCGCGTCGCGGAGGATCGCGGTGTTCTGA
- a CDS encoding tyrosine-protein phosphatase, with amino-acid sequence MELTSVLQGTHNARELAGLPTSGGGTLASGLLFRSDALATLTDEGLQALVDLRIGTVIDLRTDGERSRAADRLPADGSVTLLPLPMQGGAMDEMVKHLLPAAGGASLSVTQVATILQQVPTLEDLYVSILEASAVPFAAVAQTVLQASRTERPGVLFHCTAGKDRTGLAAAILLLVAEVPREEIVADYTETGENLAHGFAEALTALITSLGVPLTPALKTLATESPASAIEAAMDWIAANHGDVAGYLRSGGMTAAEIVDLRRVLRGE; translated from the coding sequence ATGGAATTGACTTCGGTTCTGCAGGGAACGCACAACGCTCGCGAGCTCGCCGGGTTGCCCACGTCCGGAGGCGGAACGCTCGCCTCCGGTCTCCTCTTCCGATCCGATGCCCTCGCCACGCTGACGGATGAGGGGCTGCAGGCACTCGTCGATCTCCGCATCGGAACGGTGATCGACCTGCGCACCGACGGCGAGCGCTCGCGCGCGGCCGATCGTCTTCCGGCGGACGGCAGCGTGACCCTGCTGCCGCTGCCCATGCAGGGCGGCGCCATGGACGAGATGGTGAAGCACCTGCTGCCCGCCGCCGGCGGAGCGAGCCTGTCGGTGACCCAGGTCGCCACCATCCTGCAGCAGGTGCCGACGCTGGAGGATCTGTACGTCTCGATCCTGGAGGCCAGCGCCGTGCCGTTCGCGGCGGTGGCGCAGACCGTGCTCCAGGCTTCGCGCACGGAGCGACCCGGCGTGCTGTTCCACTGCACCGCCGGCAAGGACCGCACCGGTCTCGCCGCCGCGATCCTCCTGCTCGTCGCCGAGGTGCCGCGCGAAGAGATCGTGGCCGACTACACCGAGACCGGGGAGAACCTCGCGCACGGATTCGCCGAGGCGCTGACCGCGCTCATCACCTCGCTGGGTGTGCCCCTCACCCCGGCACTGAAGACCCTGGCGACCGAGTCTCCCGCGTCCGCGATCGAGGCCGCGATGGACTGGATCGCCGCGAACCACGGCGACGTGGCCGGCTACCTGCGCAGCGGCGGCATGACCGCGGCGGAGATCGTCGACCTGCGTCGCGTGCTGCGCGGGGAATAG
- a CDS encoding bifunctional lysylphosphatidylglycerol flippase/synthetase MprF, whose protein sequence is MTEERSPSPHPAIAVVRRIPATLTMVLLILVVGVVWNGLWAPFEDTTLFQTVAYGLPNLTDGKWWTPLTGTFFVNQPWVYAFTIAGFWGMAFLEFRRGTRVALAYYWVGQLFAIFATALLLLVLSQFPWEWAADQAQALDVGASGGTMACIAAAVGLFRPPWRVRGWLILLGFVFIAMLFWGKVADLEHLLAVLLILAVDRSLRVRHTTVREQRLIAVIAVLVLGAVEIITTLVPTDGPFGPTDPASGGFIDLAIDLVVILVLVNGLRRGRRWTWVLALLLGIFNVLVAALVLTLITVFSQAQVDFRWDGETELALANGFLWLIVLVYLIWVRRAFRAKRRARLGAQPAPTAEDMKRELRAHGGGTLSWMTTWDGNSYARVTGGIVAYQRRNGVALALADPIGPAEGRAEAVTDFIHAAELAGLVPCFFSADEATRAAVPSTWRSIVVADDTIVDLPGLEFTGKRWNSVRTSLNKAGREDMTFRLTHLKAESWGVQQQLRAISEAWVGDKDLPEMRFTLGTLDEAEDPEVRLALALAPNGDVDGFLSWLPVYGGDGAVRGWTLDLMRRREGGFGPVMEYLIGSSAKQFSEEGAEIMSLSGAPLAHDYPPDAGVIAALSDRLAEALEPVYGFGSLHRFKQKFHPRYETMYLLFRDESDLTRIGGALTRAFLPDATLRQFAGAGLELVRGGGKD, encoded by the coding sequence ATGACTGAGGAGCGCTCCCCCTCGCCCCACCCGGCCATCGCCGTCGTCCGCCGCATCCCGGCGACGCTGACCATGGTGCTGCTGATCCTCGTGGTGGGGGTCGTCTGGAACGGCCTGTGGGCGCCGTTCGAGGACACGACGCTCTTCCAGACCGTCGCCTACGGTCTGCCGAATCTCACCGACGGCAAGTGGTGGACGCCCCTCACCGGCACGTTCTTCGTGAACCAGCCGTGGGTCTACGCGTTCACGATCGCCGGATTCTGGGGCATGGCGTTCCTGGAGTTCCGTCGCGGGACGCGCGTCGCACTGGCCTACTACTGGGTCGGTCAGCTGTTCGCGATCTTCGCCACCGCGCTGCTCCTGCTGGTGCTCTCCCAGTTCCCGTGGGAGTGGGCGGCCGACCAGGCGCAGGCGCTCGACGTCGGAGCCTCCGGCGGGACCATGGCCTGCATCGCCGCGGCCGTGGGGCTGTTCCGTCCACCGTGGCGCGTGCGCGGCTGGCTCATCCTGCTGGGGTTCGTGTTCATCGCGATGCTGTTCTGGGGCAAGGTCGCCGACCTCGAGCATCTGCTCGCCGTACTGCTGATCCTCGCGGTCGACAGGTCGCTGCGGGTGCGGCACACCACCGTCCGCGAGCAGCGCCTGATCGCGGTGATCGCGGTCCTCGTGCTCGGCGCGGTCGAGATCATCACGACCCTCGTGCCCACCGACGGCCCGTTCGGACCGACCGACCCGGCCTCCGGAGGGTTCATCGACCTGGCGATCGACCTCGTGGTGATCCTGGTGCTCGTGAACGGTCTGCGTCGCGGCCGGCGCTGGACCTGGGTGCTCGCTCTCCTGCTCGGCATCTTCAACGTGCTGGTCGCTGCGCTCGTGCTGACCCTGATCACGGTCTTCAGCCAGGCCCAGGTGGACTTCCGCTGGGACGGCGAGACCGAGCTCGCGCTGGCGAACGGCTTCCTGTGGCTGATCGTGCTCGTGTACCTGATCTGGGTGCGCCGGGCCTTCCGCGCCAAGCGACGGGCGAGACTCGGCGCGCAACCCGCCCCCACGGCGGAGGACATGAAGCGCGAGCTGCGCGCCCACGGCGGCGGGACGCTGTCCTGGATGACGACCTGGGACGGCAACAGCTACGCCCGCGTGACCGGCGGCATCGTGGCGTACCAGCGGCGGAACGGCGTCGCGCTGGCATTGGCCGATCCGATCGGCCCGGCGGAGGGGCGCGCCGAGGCGGTGACCGACTTCATCCACGCCGCGGAGCTGGCCGGTCTCGTGCCCTGCTTCTTCAGTGCGGACGAGGCCACGCGCGCGGCCGTCCCCTCGACGTGGCGGAGCATCGTCGTGGCGGACGACACGATCGTCGACCTGCCGGGCCTGGAATTCACGGGCAAGCGCTGGAACTCGGTGCGCACCTCCCTCAACAAGGCCGGCCGGGAGGACATGACGTTCCGCCTGACGCACCTCAAGGCGGAGTCGTGGGGCGTGCAACAGCAGCTGCGGGCGATCTCCGAGGCCTGGGTGGGCGACAAGGATCTGCCCGAGATGCGCTTCACGCTCGGGACTCTCGACGAGGCCGAGGATCCGGAGGTGCGCCTCGCCCTGGCGCTCGCCCCCAACGGCGACGTCGACGGCTTCCTGTCCTGGCTCCCCGTGTACGGCGGCGACGGCGCGGTGCGCGGCTGGACGCTCGACCTGATGCGCCGCCGCGAGGGCGGGTTCGGGCCGGTGATGGAGTACCTGATCGGATCGTCCGCGAAGCAGTTCTCCGAGGAGGGCGCCGAGATCATGTCGCTCTCCGGGGCACCGCTCGCCCATGACTATCCGCCGGATGCGGGCGTGATCGCCGCGCTCAGCGATCGACTGGCCGAGGCCCTGGAGCCGGTCTACGGCTTCGGGTCGCTGCACCGGTTCAAGCAGAAGTTCCATCCGCGATACGAGACCATGTACCTCCTGTTCCGCGACGAGAGCGACCTCACCCGCATCGGCGGCGCGCTCACCCGGGCGTTCCTGCCGGATGCGACGCTGCGGCAGTTCGCCGGCGCCGGGCTCGAGCTCGTGCGCGGCGGCGGGAAGGACTGA